A region of the Deferribacterota bacterium genome:
TGCTATATTAGCAAATATACCAGCCAGTTTATAGTAATATGCAAGAAATGCTATAACCATTATTAAGGCTATTATTGCAGCTTTTATACCGCTTTCAATTGAATCCCTCCCTAAAGATGGTCCAACTGTTCTATTTTCTAAAATTTCAACAGGTGCCGGCAGGCTCCCTGCTCTTAATACAACTGCCAGATCTCTAGCCTCTTGCATTGTAAAGTCTCCTGTAATCTGCGCTATTCCACCAGCTATAGGCTCTCTTATAACTGGGGCAGAATATACCTGATTGTCTAAGACAATTGCTAGTTTTTTACCCACATTATTTGATGTAATTTCTTCAAAAAGCTTAGATCCAACTGCATCAAAGCGTATCATCACATAGGGCTGATTATATTGAGGCGAAATTCTAACTTCTGCATCTGAAAGATACTCACCTGTTAGCACCGGGGGTCTTTTTAATGGATAGGGTATTTTATTTATTTCACGCCCCTTATCATCATATAGCTTTTGATAAAGCACAATATCATCGGGTGGAATATTTCCAGATAGGACATTCCTCATATCAATATCTTCATCCACTAAATAGAACTCTAATTGTGCAGTTTTTCCTATCAATTCTAGAGCTCTTTTGGGGTCAGTAACACCCGGTAGTTGTACTAATATTTGATATTGGCCCTGCTTTTGAATAACAGGTTCTGTTACACCAAACTCATCTACTCTATTTCTTACCACTTGTAGGGCTTGATCTACTGCATAGTTTTTTATCCTTTCAGCTTCATTTTCTGATAAAACAAGGGTGAGCTTCTTATCAGATTCTTGCCATGAAGATATCTCAAAATAGGGATAATTTTTATCTATAATACCTTTAACTAATTCGCTACTATCTATTTTTAATGCAATTTCAATTTTATTGCCCACCTTTCTGATATATGCATAATCAACGGACTTATCTAATAAATCTCTTTTTAATTGAGATACAATACTATTTAACTTGGCTTCGACAGCCTTATTAACCTGTACTCCCAAAATAACGTGCATACCGCCTTTTAAATCTAAACCGAGATTGATATTATTATTTTGTGGAAGCAAATAATAGATTGCACCTAACAAGACAATTGCAATTATTACATATCTATAAATAGTTTTCATTACTATCTATTAAGTCTGCTTTGTTAAACCAGCCACAGCGTTCT
Encoded here:
- the secD gene encoding protein translocase subunit SecD, which encodes MKTIYRYVIIAIVLLGAIYYLLPQNNNINLGLDLKGGMHVILGVQVNKAVEAKLNSIVSQLKRDLLDKSVDYAYIRKVGNKIEIALKIDSSELVKGIIDKNYPYFEISSWQESDKKLTLVLSENEAERIKNYAVDQALQVVRNRVDEFGVTEPVIQKQGQYQILVQLPGVTDPKRALELIGKTAQLEFYLVDEDIDMRNVLSGNIPPDDIVLYQKLYDDKGREINKIPYPLKRPPVLTGEYLSDAEVRISPQYNQPYVMIRFDAVGSKLFEEITSNNVGKKLAIVLDNQVYSAPVIREPIAGGIAQITGDFTMQEARDLAVVLRAGSLPAPVEILENRTVGPSLGRDSIESGIKAAIIALIMVIAFLAYYYKLAGIFANIA